The following proteins are co-located in the Saccharomycodes ludwigii strain NBRC 1722 chromosome V, whole genome shotgun sequence genome:
- a CDS encoding bifunctional folylpolyglutamate synthase/dihydrofolate synthase (similar to Saccharomyces cerevisiae YMR113W | FOL3 | FOLic acid synthesis (paralog of YKL132C | RMA1)) — MSIKLGLSRISQLLKISNVNTNKLKVIHVGGTNGKGSTCSYLTTMLIQAIKNYNSKNNMRDNNNGKIGKFTSPHLIHPSDCISINNKTIPMSHYQTYYKECATLNTNYGIKASNFEILTCIALKYFQDNKVDYCVIEVGVGGATDATNVIESKLCCIITKLSLDHQKLLGNTLVDIAKEKSGIIKKGVKHVIIDGTNDKEILQVFIDKCGKVGSSWELTDISKTIQFQEFTNRVLGYQRYNLLNALYAMRYLSSIDHANLLISDDDIFKCINETKWYGRLQKLSLKYDHKSNPIDVLIDGAHNKDGAKQLGEYLTQHVRPTLDSNKNGLIFVIAMTVGKDVDGLLRGLSISCNDKVIVTQFNAVQDMPWIASMDPDTLAQHILKKGFTNQVIVEPDLSQIFKNSVFSDGQISIKNNYDTHTNIVICGSLYLAGQILEQHLKNTR; from the coding sequence ATGTCCATCAAACTAGGTTTATCCAGAATATCTCAACTACTTAAAATTTCCAATGTAAACACTAACAAGTTAAAAGTTATTCATGTGGGGGGAACCAATGGCAAAGGATCAACCTGTTCGTATTTAACTACAATGCTAATTCAAgctataaaaaattacaacagtaaaaacaacatgagagacaataataatggaaaaATTGGTAAATTTACATCTCCTCATCTAATCCACCCCTCAGATTGCAtttcaattaataataaaacaataccAATGTCACATTATCAAACTTATTACAAGGAATGTGCGACACTAAACACAAACTATGGAATTAAAGCttcaaattttgaaatcCTAACTTGTATTGCTTTGAAATACTTTCAAGATAATAAAGTAGATTATTGCGTGATAGAAGTTGGTGTTGGTGGTGCCACCGATGCCACAAATGTCATTGAATCTAAATTATGTTGTATCATCACTAAACTAAGTTTGGATCATCAAAAGTTATTGGGTAATACCTTGGTTGATATCGCAAAGGAGAAATCTggaattatcaaaaaaggTGTTAAACATGTAATCATTGACGGTACAAATGACaaagaaatattacaaGTCTTTATAGACAAATGTGGAAAGGTTGGAAGTTCTTGGGAACTAACAGATATTTCTAAAACAATACAGTTTCAAGAATTCACCAATCGTGTTTTGGGTTACCAGAGGTATAACTTATTAAATGCATTATACGCAATGAGGTATCTAAGTTCCATAGATCATGcaaatttattgatttccgatgatgatatttttaagtGTATTAATGAGACAAAGTGGTATGGCAGACTACAGAAACTGTCTTTAAAATACGATCACAAATCAAACCCAATAGATGTTTTGATAGATGGTGCACATAATAAGGATGGGGCAAAGCAGTTAGGTGAATATTTAACACAACACGTTAGACCAACATTggatagtaataaaaatgggttGATTTTTGTGATTGCTATGACAGTAGGTAAAGATGTAGATGGATTATTACGTGGACTTTCAATATCTTGTAATGATAAAGTTATTGTAACTCAATTTAATGCTGTTCAAGACATGCCATGGATAGCCAGTATGGACCCTGATACTTTGGCTCAGCATATTCTCAAAAAAGGGTTTACGAACCAAGTAATCGTAGAACCTGATTTAAgtcaaatatttaaaaatagtgtATTTTCTGATGGacaaatttcaataaaaaataattacgACACACATACAAATATTGTAATTTGTGGGAGTTTATATTTGGCCGGACAAATCTTGGAACAACATTTAAAGAATACCAGGTAG
- the MED11 gene encoding Med11p (similar to Saccharomyces cerevisiae YMR112C | MED11 | MEDiator complex) — protein MDIDSPEDKGGNKTFFQQRLERLNKVDNNLVLTINDASKIIEALYELKQPQHEQLKIDSLKKVFKEEIINYHTNLYNAVNILKSELKLLESNIGERLLPISLSSKRNIGQDDEKLEEQWDLLEKRLK, from the coding sequence atggaTATTGATAGCCCTGAAGATAAGGGAGGCAATAAGACGTTTTTCCAACAAAGGTTAGAAAGGTTAAATAAGGTGGATAATAATCTGGTTTTGACCATAAATGATGCATCTAAAATAATTGAGGCATTATATGAATTAAAACAACCTCAACACGAACAGCTGAAGATAgattcattaaaaaaagtttttaaggaagaaataataaattaccACACCAATTTATATAATGCTGTGAATATATTGAAAAGTGAGctaaaattattggaatCTAATATCGGTGAGAGGTTATTACCCATATCTTTAAGTTCTAAACGTAATATTGGTCAAGATGATGAGAAGTTAGAGGAACAATGGGATTTGCTTGAAAAGAGAttgaaataa
- the EUC1 gene encoding Euc1p (similar to Saccharomyces cerevisiae YMR111C | protein of unknown function), with amino-acid sequence MLFSRSLVATPTTVTNNIPTSNIPNHTPDNTSSNLQKEPSIVESTIQDNNTNNNDAIINNFMVDQVSQMQQVQEKLKIQMDNFSKEQEAFYLHNSAKMTKMEQKFDKVHSELKNVLGFFHEVVGIMNGSRVWNNNHLSSNSASKLESNRADSSATSNTLSTDKNKNNGGNPTVSAVIENSNNTDCELTKNVRSNVSNILTTALSLDEQIIRQSRIKQEPIADAELLERVSVNIKKRRRGQAVLDNESIAEPGEHIYKLNRALETVTDVAQEYFHGLKNHPSVLSLDSKYGPRWRKNDRSFYTKRKTIITKILEVKNNPVNFNINGPIDLKTAIRVVENIRLGNNLYGREDVNRPLRMTLNQLYTYFSAHKDDKRQDYSIHLKKVGKTRKQYALMNKYMRNNRTGSNAVSNAPSIEPSSVHPFGTNSVRSLVPSPTIPTETRINGVNTNANMTVTNTSANNNESTPNINLPLLTSDRTNSFNINNNNSNGGYASRNFLRNTNNNSDNNHDDIMLNIRNTSPINTRFHQTPSFNEHENASERLNSSDEDSW; translated from the coding sequence ATGCTTTTTTCAAGAAGTCTAGTAGCTACACCTACTACTGTTACCAATAATATCCCTACTTCAAATATTCCCAATCATACACCAGATAATACAAGCTCAAATCTTCAAAAAGAGCCCAGTATCGTTGAGAGTACTATTcaagataataatacaaacaataatgaCGCGATcattaacaattttatGGTTGATCAAGTGAGCCAAATGCAACAAGttcaagaaaaattaaaaatccaaatggataatttttcaaaggaACAGGAAGCCTTTTATTTACATAATAGCGCCAAAATGACTAAAATGGAACAAAAGTTTGATAAGGTCCACTCCGAActaaaaaatgttttaggGTTTTTCCATGAAGTAGTTGGTATTATGAACGGCAGCAGGGTTTggaataataatcatttaAGTTCAAATAGTGCTTCAAAACTAGAAAGCAATCGTGCAGACAGCTCTGCTACTTCCAACACGCTCAGTActgataaaaacaaaaacaatggCGGCAACCCTACAGTGAGTGCTGTCATTgaaaatagcaataatactGATTGTGAGCTTACTAAAAATGTTAGATCTAATGTTAGTAATATATTAACCACAGCATTATCCCTTGATGAGCAAATCATTAGACAGAGTAGAATTAAGCAAGAGCCTATCGCTGATGCTGAATTGTTGGAAAGAGTAAGTgtcaatattaaaaaaagaagaaggggACAAGCAGTGTTAGATAATGAATCTATTGCAGAACCAGGCgaacatatatataaactaaACAGAGCATTAGAAACAGTGACTGATGTAGCTCAGGAATATTTTCATGGTTTGAAAAATCATCCATCGGTGTTATCCTTGGATAGCAAGTATGGTCCAAGGTGGAGGAAGAACGATAGGTCGTTTTATACCAAAAGAAAGACAATTATTACCAAGATTTTggaagttaaaaataatccaGTCAACTTCAATATAAATGGTCCCATTGATTTGAAAACCGCAATCAGAGTTGTTGAAAATATCAGATTAGGAAATAATTTGTACGGGAGAGAAGATGTGAATAGACCATTAAGAATGACTTTAAATCAACTATACACCTATTTCAGTGCTCATAAAGATGACAAGAGACAAGATTATTCtatacatttaaaaaaagttggaaaaacaagaaaacaATATGCCTTGATGAACAAATATATGAGAAATAACCGTACTGGCTCTAATGCAGTGAGCAATGCCCCTAGTATTGAGCCATCGTCTGTACATCCATTTGGTACAAATTCTGTAAGATCGCTGGTACCGTCTCCTACAATTCCCACGGAAACCCGTATAAACGGAGTTAATACAAACGCTAATATGACAGTCACTAATACATCtgctaacaataatgaaagCACACCTAATATTAATCTACCACTGCTTACAAGTGATAGGactaattcttttaatataaataataacaactcTAATGGTGGTTACGCATCGCGAAATTTTCTCAGAAAcaccaataacaacagCGATAACAATCATGATGATATTATGTTGAACATTAGGAACACCTCTCCTATAAATACTAGGTTTCATCAAACGCCTTCTTTTAATGAGCATGAGAACGCTTCTGAGAGGCTTAATTCAAGTGATGAGGATTCATGGTAG
- the SHE2 gene encoding She2p (similar to Saccharomyces cerevisiae YKL130C | SHE2 | Swi5p-dependent HO Expression), translating to MSRDLELTVELIDNLQEIINIHSSYLSDYINLLNRYINYLKKISSLKNERTTLIKYVKKLRYFNNYYTFDEQIYSKGGSNNNNQDQNNVSRNDVQDYTDIGGGQNGSEYEYNYAPDVNESSNNITYGKLTPVIRRISGFNVKVLEILDLLNFQITQSLRNEILSKTLNYDIVLTDVSITDLEDTFRHFVKFNQWFVESLELRGSDPFTLDKSIAIEIVEIARKCAIEDGVDLENSGDILLQEFDVVSDEHEYCLVMKEWGKMLQGKLQKFNDVVERTSSQWHKNK from the coding sequence ATGTCTCGTGATCTAGAACTTACTGTAGAATTAATCGATAATCTACAAGAGATTATAAACATTCATTCAAGTTATTTAAGTGACTACATCAATTTATTGAATagatatattaattatctgaaaaaaatatcttcttTGAAAAACGAAAGAACTACACTAATCAAATATGTTAAGAAATTAAgatatttcaataattattaCACATTTGATGAACAAATCTATTCTAAAGGCGggtctaataataataatcaagATCAAAATAATGTATCTAGGAACGACGTTCAAGATTATACTGATATTGGCGGGGGACAGAATGGTTCTGAATATGAATACAATTATGCTCCTGATGTCAATGAAAGTAGCAACAATATAACTTATGGAAAATTAACACCTGTTATTCGCCGTATCTCTGGTTTTAATGTTAAAGTTTTGGAAATTttggatttattaaattttcaaatcacACAATCCCTCAGAAATGAAATTCTATCAAAGACTTTAAACTATGATATTGTATTAACCGATGTTTCGATTACTGATTTAGAGGATACATTTAGACACTTTGTTAAGTTTAATCAATGGTTTGTCGAATCATTGGAGCTAAGAGGTTCCGACCCATTTACATTAGATAAAAGTATAGCAATTGAGATAGTGGAAATTGCTAGAAAATGTGCTATTGAAGATGGTGTTGATCTGGAAAATAGTGGTGATATTTTACTGCAAGAATTTGATGTTGTTAGTGATGAACACGAATATTGCTTGGTTATGAAAGAATGGGGGAAAATGTTGCAAGGAAAGTTACAGAAATTTAATGATGTTGTGGAAAGAACCAGTTCTCAATggcataaaaataaataa